A single region of the Alphaproteobacteria bacterium GM7ARS4 genome encodes:
- a CDS encoding DUF721 domain-containing protein, producing MPVPSYHKTRARIRPQQKHMARGLLALGIVSRQLTTPLDKKFHALLATLRSQWPHIVGHTIAQHTMPERIYVHRHRKKTILKLLVTPMMATQYYYERQHILQWINAYGGGYQHIDDIHMTPTRIQQFTHKTKGEGTSFVESRLTDHRQKKQKDTTEQPHATLTPKNRTRPPSTDHIRDHSLRDALDALYAWSHKTP from the coding sequence ATGCCTGTCCCTTCCTACCATAAAACCCGCGCGCGCATACGCCCCCAACAGAAACATATGGCGCGGGGGTTGCTCGCCCTCGGTATCGTCTCCCGACAATTGACGACGCCATTGGATAAAAAATTTCACGCCCTGCTCGCCACGCTACGTAGCCAATGGCCCCATATCGTCGGACACACCATCGCCCAACATACCATGCCAGAACGTATCTACGTCCATCGACATAGAAAAAAAACAATCCTCAAACTCCTCGTCACGCCCATGATGGCAACGCAATACTACTATGAACGCCAACATATCCTCCAATGGATAAACGCCTATGGCGGCGGATACCAACATATCGATGATATTCATATGACACCGACACGTATCCAACAATTCACACACAAAACGAAAGGCGAAGGAACATCGTTCGTGGAATCACGTCTCACAGACCATAGGCAGAAAAAACAAAAAGACACAACAGAACAGCCTCATGCCACGTTGACGCCAAAAAACAGGACACGCCCGCCCAGCACAGACCATATACGCGATCATAGCTTGCGCGATGCCCTCGATGCCCTCTACGCATGGTCACATAAAACGCCCTAA
- a CDS encoding A/G-specific adenine glycosylase, with protein MEEINPARRGETLWRVLLGWYHHHGRILPWRQWQKDSDKAYKIWVSEVMLQQTTVPVVIPYYRQFLRQFPTLASLASASRDRVLVAWQGLGYYRRAHHMHEAARMVMREHGGRFPRNERALMSLPGIGAYTASALCVFAFGMRSMPLDGNIIRVMARLYCFGEPLPLSAQGCNRLRAHADACMPPVGTRDAGAHAYGEMVHALMDFASTVCKAAAPLCDVCVLRPFCRAYQGGCVSSYPVRVKKKRRPCRHAIFFWVQNRRGDYLVYKRAQRGLLAGLLECPSTPWQTGAWDDDSWRAHVPCDGAWSLCAESFIHVFTHFTLYGRLAYCRRMMREGELSMAVGAAPWRWIASGDEACYAFSTLMRKIKAHKERYGPAIDMFSP; from the coding sequence ATGGAGGAGATAAACCCTGCGAGGCGCGGCGAGACGCTATGGCGTGTTCTTTTAGGGTGGTATCACCATCATGGGCGTATTTTACCGTGGCGTCAATGGCAAAAGGACTCCGACAAAGCCTATAAGATATGGGTGAGTGAGGTCATGCTTCAGCAGACGACCGTTCCTGTGGTGATTCCTTATTATCGTCAATTTTTGCGTCAATTCCCGACATTGGCATCATTGGCATCGGCGTCGCGTGACAGGGTCTTAGTGGCATGGCAGGGGTTGGGCTATTATCGGCGTGCGCACCATATGCATGAGGCGGCGCGGATGGTTATGCGTGAGCATGGCGGTCGTTTTCCCCGCAACGAACGTGCCTTGATGTCTCTTCCGGGCATAGGGGCGTATACGGCGTCGGCTCTATGCGTGTTTGCCTTTGGCATGCGTTCTATGCCTTTGGATGGTAACATCATACGTGTGATGGCGCGCCTGTATTGTTTTGGCGAACCGCTTCCTTTGTCGGCACAAGGTTGCAACCGATTGAGGGCGCATGCTGACGCCTGTATGCCTCCTGTAGGCACTCGTGATGCAGGGGCGCATGCCTATGGCGAGATGGTTCATGCCTTGATGGATTTCGCGTCGACGGTCTGTAAGGCGGCAGCGCCTCTTTGTGATGTGTGCGTTTTGCGTCCGTTCTGTCGCGCCTATCAGGGGGGGTGTGTATCGTCTTATCCTGTGCGTGTGAAGAAGAAACGCCGTCCATGTCGCCATGCCATCTTTTTTTGGGTGCAGAACAGGCGAGGCGACTATCTTGTCTATAAGAGGGCTCAGAGGGGCTTGTTGGCGGGCTTGTTAGAATGTCCGTCGACGCCGTGGCAGACGGGGGCGTGGGACGATGATTCTTGGCGGGCGCATGTTCCCTGTGATGGGGCGTGGTCTCTCTGTGCGGAGTCGTTTATCCATGTGTTTACGCACTTCACGCTTTATGGACGGCTGGCCTATTGCCGTAGGATGATGAGAGAGGGGGAGCTATCGATGGCTGTTGGGGCGGCGCCATGGCGTTGGATTGCGTCTGGCGACGAGGCATGCTATGCTTTTTCCACTCTGATGCGTAAAATTAAAGCCCATAAGGAGCGCTATGGTCCAGCGATTGACATGTTTTCTCCGTGA
- a CDS encoding response regulator transcription factor, which translates to MRILLVEDDKNVLRQLSACLKEHGYVVDVAEDGEEGYFLGETEPYDAVILDLGLPQMDGLSVLRRWRLEKRTMPVLILTARGDWSEKVAGFDAGCDDYVAKPFQMEELLARLRALIRRASGHASPDLTCGSLRLDSRMGRIFLEDKMLSLTAHEYKILSYFMHHKGKVISRSELIDHIYDQNFDLDSNTIEVFIGRLRKKLGRRYIKTERGLGYCLSDDGARRG; encoded by the coding sequence GTGCGTATTTTACTGGTCGAGGATGACAAGAATGTGTTGCGCCAATTGTCCGCATGTTTGAAGGAGCATGGGTATGTTGTGGATGTGGCTGAGGACGGAGAGGAGGGGTATTTTTTAGGCGAGACTGAGCCGTATGATGCTGTCATTTTGGATTTAGGCTTACCCCAGATGGATGGTTTATCGGTGTTGCGTCGTTGGCGTCTCGAGAAGAGGACGATGCCTGTTCTTATTTTGACGGCGCGTGGCGATTGGAGCGAGAAGGTGGCGGGGTTTGATGCGGGATGTGATGATTATGTGGCGAAACCTTTTCAGATGGAGGAGTTGCTGGCGCGTTTGCGCGCCCTTATACGTAGGGCGAGCGGCCATGCGTCTCCTGATTTGACATGTGGGTCGTTGCGTTTGGACTCTCGCATGGGGCGTATTTTTCTAGAGGATAAGATGTTATCCCTGACGGCGCATGAGTATAAAATCCTCTCTTACTTTATGCACCATAAGGGGAAGGTTATATCGAGGAGCGAGCTTATCGACCATATTTACGACCAGAATTTTGACCTTGATTCGAACACCATAGAGGTTTTTATCGGCCGTTTACGCAAGAAGTTAGGACGCCGCTATATCAAGACGGAGCGTGGTTTGGGCTATTGTTTGAGCGATGATGGGGCGCGGCGGGGGTAG
- a CDS encoding HAMP domain-containing histidine kinase: protein MMGRGGGRGSVLSLHARLLLAASVMVSVALCGGGLILAAIFRDVSVRSFDEHLDVLANSLIKNVRLRSDGTLDVVAGIGDPRFDLPRSGWYWQIETGFGPFLRSVSLWDETLDFHPTGVRDTHAMPLTMGGERLYKGQRVRFVVRQLFFPGLGRPVWMMVTGETSRMEASIRRFNVILFISLVMFGVSLVAAIFVQIRYGLRPLSRLTRQLGEVREGRREDLGDGHFPREVSPLVRQINGLIRHNVRLVEQSRLHIGNLAHALRTPLSVLMNEVRMKPDAVSFETLQEQLDVMKGYVDHHLARARSSAMAGVPRGQVNIMSVLASLRHVLSQLYRDKTLHVESEALEGVRCVGDKHDIEEMIGNLMDNACKWASQRVWVHCQYMSGAKTACLMFDDDGDGLPLSVRERVFQRGLRLDEMTPGTGLGLSIVRDKVRLYGGHIALEDSPYGGLRVLLTLPVVVTS, encoded by the coding sequence ATGATGGGGCGCGGCGGGGGTAGGGGCTCTGTTTTATCGTTGCATGCGCGTCTGTTATTGGCGGCGAGTGTGATGGTGAGCGTTGCCTTATGCGGTGGCGGGCTCATTTTGGCGGCAATTTTCCGCGATGTGTCGGTGCGTTCTTTTGACGAGCATTTAGATGTGCTTGCGAATAGCCTTATAAAAAATGTGCGTCTTCGTAGCGATGGGACATTGGATGTGGTGGCGGGCATTGGTGACCCGCGCTTTGATTTACCGCGTTCGGGGTGGTATTGGCAGATAGAGACGGGCTTTGGTCCTTTTTTGCGTTCTGTGTCTTTGTGGGACGAGACGTTGGATTTTCATCCCACTGGGGTGCGTGATACCCATGCCATGCCTCTGACGATGGGCGGTGAGCGTCTTTACAAAGGGCAGAGGGTGCGTTTTGTCGTGCGTCAGTTGTTTTTTCCGGGGTTAGGACGTCCCGTATGGATGATGGTGACAGGAGAGACCAGTCGCATGGAGGCATCGATTAGGCGCTTCAATGTCATTCTTTTTATTAGTCTTGTGATGTTTGGTGTGTCGTTGGTGGCGGCGATTTTTGTGCAAATAAGGTATGGCTTGCGTCCTCTCAGTCGCCTTACGCGTCAATTGGGAGAGGTGCGTGAGGGGAGGCGCGAGGATTTAGGCGATGGGCATTTCCCTCGTGAAGTGTCTCCTCTTGTGCGTCAGATCAATGGTTTGATACGTCATAATGTGCGCCTTGTGGAGCAATCGCGTCTTCACATAGGCAATCTTGCCCATGCGTTGCGCACGCCCCTATCGGTTTTGATGAATGAAGTGCGCATGAAGCCAGACGCTGTCTCCTTTGAGACGTTGCAAGAGCAATTGGATGTGATGAAAGGCTATGTAGACCACCATCTTGCCCGTGCGCGTTCCAGTGCGATGGCGGGTGTGCCACGTGGGCAAGTGAATATCATGTCGGTGTTGGCGTCTTTACGGCATGTCTTATCTCAATTATATCGTGATAAGACTCTCCATGTAGAGAGCGAGGCGCTAGAAGGCGTGAGGTGTGTAGGCGACAAGCATGACATTGAGGAAATGATAGGCAACCTTATGGACAATGCCTGTAAATGGGCGTCTCAGCGTGTGTGGGTGCATTGTCAGTACATGTCTGGCGCGAAGACGGCATGCCTCATGTTTGATGATGATGGGGATGGCTTACCGTTATCGGTGAGGGAGCGTGTTTTTCAGCGAGGTTTGCGTTTGGACGAGATGACGCCGGGGACAGGGTTAGGGTTATCTATTGTTCGTGACAAGGTGCGTCTCTATGGTGGTCATATTGCGCTAGAAGATTCGCCTTATGGTGGTTTGCGTGTCCTGTTGACGTTGCCTGTGGTTGTCACGTCATAG
- a CDS encoding ribonuclease HII has protein sequence MPHRASTHHHLIGGIDEVGRGALAGPVFAAMAVFNPRTLDPDIASRIRDSKQLTKPQRQDIARTLTRHISFTLGAASVRDITQRNILQASLLAMGRAWHHAPHKPTILLIDGIHAPPIPSPMRTIPQGDAKDMTIAAASIIAKVARDTIMEKLAQRYPAYAWHKNAGYPTPHHQYALKHYGRTAHHRPTFRHVRSVPAYL, from the coding sequence ATGCCACACAGAGCCTCCACACACCATCACCTCATTGGCGGGATAGACGAGGTAGGACGCGGCGCACTGGCAGGCCCCGTCTTCGCCGCAATGGCCGTCTTTAACCCGCGCACCCTCGACCCCGACATAGCCTCGCGCATAAGAGACAGCAAACAATTGACAAAGCCCCAACGCCAAGACATCGCCCGCACGTTAACGCGCCATATCTCCTTCACATTAGGCGCTGCCAGCGTCAGAGACATCACGCAACGCAATATCCTACAGGCATCGCTCCTCGCCATGGGCCGCGCATGGCATCACGCACCACATAAACCAACCATCCTCCTCATAGACGGCATACACGCACCACCCATCCCAAGCCCCATGCGCACCATCCCACAAGGAGACGCAAAGGATATGACCATCGCCGCCGCATCCATCATCGCTAAAGTCGCCAGAGACACCATCATGGAAAAACTCGCCCAACGCTACCCCGCCTATGCATGGCACAAAAATGCCGGCTACCCCACACCACATCATCAATACGCCCTCAAACACTACGGAAGAACAGCACATCACCGACCCACCTTTCGCCATGTCCGCTCTGTCCCCGCCTATCTATGA
- a CDS encoding cation:proton antiporter, with translation MNHELIDFAIIILFSLAAALGVGRLRQPPILGFILAGLLLGPSVLGLVEDREQIEVLAELGVLMLLFLIGVEIPTTRFHRVWKPALSVATLQALLSIAITSLISFLFHVPLATAIVFGFVITLSSTAVVVKMLTTMRITASPVGQIIVGILVAQDLMFIPMMLIVNMLSATDISIYDVARVLLAMALMAVILFILNRKGHIRLPLAHATSKNRELVVLRAAALCFGSAALSGIVGFSPAYGAFLMGIIVAHSDERKHVLNELMPIETLLMMMFFLSIGLLIDIDYIVRHWRTVALALFVVVMLKTLLNIFLLRVVGEPWHHALVAGFLLAQIGEFSFLISKAAQAGQLITDEQASLIITTAALSLAITPLWLTCGRYGMRLFLEADRLRNILLTSRKHRDP, from the coding sequence ATGAATCACGAGCTCATCGATTTTGCTATCATCATCTTGTTCTCGCTGGCCGCAGCGTTAGGCGTCGGACGGTTGCGACAACCGCCTATTCTTGGCTTTATCCTCGCTGGACTCTTACTCGGCCCATCGGTGCTGGGACTGGTCGAAGATAGAGAGCAAATCGAAGTCCTAGCCGAATTGGGAGTCTTGATGCTCCTCTTCCTCATTGGCGTCGAAATCCCCACAACACGTTTCCACAGAGTCTGGAAACCAGCCTTGTCGGTAGCAACCCTACAAGCCCTCCTCAGTATCGCCATCACATCCCTTATTTCCTTCTTGTTTCATGTGCCCCTCGCCACAGCTATCGTGTTTGGCTTCGTCATCACCCTGTCGAGCACAGCCGTCGTCGTCAAAATGCTCACGACCATGCGTATCACCGCATCGCCTGTGGGACAAATTATTGTGGGTATCCTTGTCGCACAAGACCTCATGTTTATCCCTATGATGCTCATCGTCAATATGCTGTCGGCAACCGACATCAGCATCTATGATGTCGCTCGCGTCTTGCTCGCTATGGCCTTGATGGCCGTTATCCTCTTTATCCTCAATCGAAAAGGGCATATTCGCCTACCCCTCGCCCATGCCACATCGAAAAATCGCGAACTGGTCGTCTTGCGCGCGGCCGCCCTGTGCTTTGGAAGCGCTGCCCTCTCAGGGATTGTCGGCTTCTCTCCCGCCTATGGCGCCTTTCTCATGGGGATTATCGTCGCCCATAGCGATGAACGAAAGCATGTCCTCAATGAATTGATGCCCATAGAAACCCTCCTCATGATGATGTTTTTCCTCTCTATAGGATTGCTCATCGATATCGACTATATCGTCCGCCACTGGCGCACCGTCGCCCTTGCCCTCTTTGTCGTCGTCATGCTGAAAACATTGCTCAACATTTTTCTCTTACGTGTCGTCGGCGAACCTTGGCACCATGCGCTCGTCGCTGGCTTTCTTCTCGCGCAAATTGGCGAATTCTCCTTCCTTATCAGCAAAGCCGCCCAAGCAGGACAACTCATCACAGACGAACAAGCATCCCTCATTATCACAACAGCAGCGCTCTCACTCGCCATCACACCGCTCTGGCTCACATGCGGACGCTATGGCATGCGCCTGTTCCTCGAAGCTGACCGCCTACGCAACATTCTCCTCACATCACGCAAACATCGCGACCCATAG
- a CDS encoding molybdenum cofactor biosynthesis protein, with product MRLAILTISDSRHAKNDVSGDTLYSRAKKHQHNIIHRAIVQDERQAIIDILRLWCNDDNVDAIMTTGGTGLTARDVTPEAVRSILDKEIEGFGEMFRMLSYEKIKTSTIQSRCLAGVCQGTYIFALPGSPSACRDAWDMLLAYQLDPKTKPCNLADIHHRL from the coding sequence ATGCGGCTTGCCATCCTCACCATATCCGACTCGCGCCATGCAAAAAATGATGTCTCTGGCGACACGCTCTATAGCCGCGCCAAAAAACATCAGCATAACATCATTCACCGCGCCATCGTCCAAGATGAACGACAGGCCATTATCGATATCCTACGCCTATGGTGCAATGATGACAATGTTGACGCCATCATGACGACGGGAGGAACAGGATTGACAGCGCGCGATGTGACGCCAGAAGCCGTACGCTCCATTCTCGACAAAGAAATAGAGGGCTTTGGTGAGATGTTCCGCATGCTCAGCTATGAAAAAATTAAGACATCCACCATACAATCACGATGTCTCGCCGGCGTCTGTCAAGGAACATATATTTTTGCTCTGCCGGGGTCGCCCAGCGCATGTCGTGACGCATGGGATATGCTGTTAGCCTACCAACTCGACCCAAAAACAAAGCCTTGCAACCTCGCAGACATCCATCATCGTCTGTGA
- the fae gene encoding formaldehyde-activating enzyme codes for MAKINKMMVGESLVGDGNEVAHIDLIIGPRGTPAETIFAQALTDQKEGVNGLLAVVAPNLMTKPATVMFNKVTIKGAKQAVQMFGPAQVAVAKAVMDCVEDGTIPKGEAEDLFISVGVFIHWEADDDKKIQQFNYEATKEALKRAVSGEPKVDDVLSQRGSVSHPFGA; via the coding sequence ATGGCGAAAATCAATAAAATGATGGTGGGTGAGTCCCTCGTCGGTGACGGAAATGAGGTCGCACATATCGACCTTATTATCGGGCCACGGGGAACCCCTGCGGAGACTATCTTCGCACAAGCCCTCACAGACCAAAAGGAGGGCGTCAATGGGTTGTTGGCAGTCGTCGCGCCCAATTTGATGACAAAACCAGCAACGGTGATGTTCAACAAAGTCACGATCAAGGGCGCTAAACAAGCTGTCCAGATGTTCGGACCCGCTCAAGTGGCCGTGGCGAAAGCCGTCATGGATTGTGTCGAGGACGGAACAATCCCTAAAGGGGAAGCCGAAGACCTCTTCATCAGCGTTGGCGTGTTCATCCATTGGGAAGCCGATGATGACAAGAAAATCCAGCAGTTCAACTACGAGGCAACAAAAGAAGCGCTCAAGCGCGCCGTCAGTGGTGAACCTAAGGTGGATGACGTCTTGTCACAGAGGGGAAGCGTCTCTCACCCCTTTGGCGCTTAA
- a CDS encoding triphosphoribosyl-dephospho-CoA synthase has protein sequence MSRAIDPYQIQHAFLWATLSELEALKVGNVHLYKEGHGLAISTFVQSAYACAPIMARPSMTVGARIMESCIATHNAVRTNSNLGIILLCACIASATHRRQCSPTLRDALRHTLSHLTIDDAQQAYRAIRLMAPSGMGHVATHDIAINPSITLAHAMHLSKDRDRIAYQYDSCFQDVYDIAIPFLQAHRCHSTQPHITRHTIAMLHLTLLASIQDSHIARQHGTLMAQTIQERAARLLTDAAHTPAFYQRLLAWDHALKQRHINPGTTADMLVASLMLFFIEHMHGR, from the coding sequence ATGTCTCGCGCCATAGACCCCTACCAAATACAGCACGCCTTCCTCTGGGCAACATTGAGCGAATTGGAAGCCTTGAAAGTAGGAAATGTCCATCTCTACAAGGAAGGACACGGACTCGCCATCAGCACATTCGTCCAAAGCGCCTACGCATGCGCCCCCATCATGGCGCGCCCATCGATGACGGTGGGCGCACGTATCATGGAGAGCTGTATAGCCACCCACAACGCTGTCCGCACCAATAGCAATCTCGGCATCATCTTGCTCTGTGCCTGTATCGCCTCAGCCACCCACAGACGACAATGCTCCCCCACCTTGCGTGATGCCCTCAGACACACCCTCTCACATCTCACCATAGACGACGCACAACAAGCCTATCGCGCCATACGCCTGATGGCGCCCAGCGGTATGGGCCATGTCGCCACCCACGATATTGCCATCAACCCATCCATCACCCTCGCCCATGCCATGCATCTCAGCAAAGACCGCGATCGTATCGCCTATCAATATGACTCATGCTTCCAAGATGTCTATGACATCGCCATCCCCTTTCTCCAAGCACACCGCTGCCACAGCACACAGCCCCATATAACACGCCATACCATCGCCATGCTCCATCTCACCCTCCTCGCCAGCATCCAAGATAGCCACATAGCAAGACAACATGGCACGCTGATGGCACAGACCATCCAAGAGCGCGCCGCACGCCTGCTCACAGACGCCGCCCACACACCAGCCTTTTATCAACGACTCCTCGCATGGGACCACGCACTAAAACAACGCCATATCAATCCCGGAACAACAGCCGATATGCTTGTCGCCAGTTTGATGCTCTTTTTCATCGAACACATGCATGGACGCTAA
- a CDS encoding ATP-grasp domain-containing protein encodes MPAPHIVVFSDDASMPPSHHAKQDKGKAPQGYHQRTLTLAAQQHRLTIAWMPYRCCVFNTHSPYGLSIDDGDSERLPRAVFARFIAAGSLQELTFSLSVLHAFTACGVPVLNQARTIERTVDKGLCAHILQRHHIPIPLSITCASPQHIHAIRQTYPLKTFVYKPLFGAQGKGLQKIRPNDPIPQQKDTQGVWHMQEYIESDAEQGWFQDWRVFIVDGKIVSMMRRKSRTWITNVSQGALCIPDYDHDIGATALNAARCLLTDYAGIDIIRNRQKRPLVLEVNSIPAWQGIEQKTTPKIAASLITMAKKRMEDPSR; translated from the coding sequence ATGCCCGCCCCTCACATTGTCGTGTTCAGTGATGACGCTTCGATGCCACCATCACACCACGCAAAACAAGATAAGGGAAAAGCGCCACAAGGCTATCATCAAAGGACGCTCACCCTTGCCGCCCAACAGCATCGCCTCACCATCGCATGGATGCCTTACCGCTGTTGCGTCTTCAACACACACAGCCCATATGGTCTCTCTATCGACGATGGCGACTCTGAACGCTTGCCTCGCGCCGTCTTCGCACGTTTTATCGCTGCTGGCTCCCTGCAAGAACTCACCTTCTCCCTGTCCGTCCTCCATGCCTTCACCGCATGCGGCGTGCCCGTCCTCAACCAAGCGCGCACCATCGAACGCACCGTCGATAAGGGATTATGCGCCCATATCCTGCAACGCCACCATATCCCCATCCCCCTCTCTATCACATGCGCAAGCCCCCAACATATCCACGCCATACGACAGACATATCCCCTTAAGACATTCGTCTATAAGCCCCTCTTTGGCGCACAAGGAAAGGGACTGCAAAAAATAAGACCGAACGACCCAATCCCTCAACAAAAGGACACCCAAGGCGTCTGGCATATGCAAGAATATATCGAAAGCGACGCCGAACAGGGATGGTTTCAAGATTGGCGAGTCTTCATTGTCGACGGCAAAATCGTCTCCATGATGAGACGAAAATCACGCACATGGATTACCAATGTGAGCCAAGGCGCCTTGTGCATACCTGACTATGACCATGACATAGGCGCGACCGCCCTCAACGCCGCCCGATGTCTCCTCACCGATTATGCCGGCATCGACATCATACGCAACCGACAAAAGCGCCCCCTTGTCCTCGAAGTCAATAGTATCCCCGCTTGGCAGGGAATCGAACAAAAGACAACACCCAAAATCGCCGCCTCACTGATCACCATGGCAAAAAAACGCATGGAAGACCCATCAAGATGA
- a CDS encoding methenyltetrahydromethanopterin cyclohydrolase → MAKISNVPASDWPDIGLIIQPTVDELSQRASALRIKKSQGPLGCHIIDCGVETPGSLEAGILVAKICMGGLGYISITPCPSHTKNWAWQVSAHSSNPVLACLGSQYAGWSLKTDDYSSLASGPGRALAAHEPLFKELQYQTKHRAAVLVLEVEKPPPKALVEKVLNDCNVKASNLTFILTPTSSLAGTVQVAARCLEVALHKAHDLKFPLENIIDGAAHAPLPPPGAEFTVSMGRTNDAIIYGGNVHLFVSGDDGQAEELALKLPSRNSKDYGKPFADIFKAFKGDFYAMDASLFSPARAVISNIDTGRSFHAGGVDETVLDNSFGYGR, encoded by the coding sequence ATGGCAAAAATTTCTAATGTTCCCGCATCGGACTGGCCCGATATAGGCCTTATCATCCAACCCACCGTCGATGAATTGTCACAGAGAGCATCCGCCCTGCGAATCAAGAAATCCCAAGGACCTCTGGGGTGTCACATCATCGATTGTGGAGTCGAAACACCCGGCAGTCTCGAAGCGGGAATCCTTGTCGCAAAAATCTGTATGGGCGGACTGGGCTATATCAGTATCACCCCTTGCCCTAGCCATACGAAAAATTGGGCATGGCAGGTGAGTGCCCATAGTAGCAACCCCGTCCTCGCATGCCTTGGGAGTCAATATGCTGGATGGAGCCTCAAAACAGACGATTATAGCTCCCTCGCCTCAGGCCCAGGGCGCGCACTGGCCGCCCACGAGCCCTTGTTCAAAGAACTGCAATATCAAACAAAACACCGCGCCGCCGTCCTTGTCCTCGAAGTGGAAAAACCACCGCCAAAAGCGCTCGTGGAAAAAGTCCTCAATGATTGCAATGTGAAGGCATCCAATCTGACATTTATCCTCACCCCTACATCGAGTCTCGCCGGCACCGTTCAGGTGGCCGCACGATGCCTAGAGGTCGCACTCCATAAAGCCCACGACCTCAAATTCCCACTGGAAAACATTATCGACGGCGCCGCGCACGCCCCTCTGCCCCCACCAGGAGCAGAATTCACCGTCAGCATGGGACGCACCAATGACGCCATCATCTATGGAGGCAACGTCCATCTCTTCGTCAGTGGCGACGACGGCCAAGCTGAAGAGCTCGCCCTCAAACTCCCCAGTAGAAACTCTAAAGATTACGGAAAACCTTTTGCCGATATCTTTAAGGCTTTCAAAGGTGATTTTTATGCGATGGATGCCTCACTCTTTAGCCCCGCCCGCGCCGTCATCTCCAATATCGATACGGGAAGAAGCTTCCACGCCGGAGGCGTCGACGAAACCGTCCTCGATAACTCTTTTGGCTACGGACGCTAA